A single window of Flavobacteriales bacterium DNA harbors:
- a CDS encoding replication-associated recombination protein A — translation MNPNHAPLAERMRPKTLDAYTGQSHLIGADGPLRRIFEAGKIPSMILWGPPGVGKTTLAELLAHQLEMPMYALSAVTSGVKDVRAVIDKAEQEVRMGLPRPVLFIDEIHRFSKAQQDSLLGAVEKGLVTLIGATTENPSFEVISPLLSRCQVYTLNSLGKEDLEGLLRKAIAEDEDLSKRKIELKETGALLQVSGGDGRKLLNALEMVSETLPPDGGVITDELVTKVIQSNLARYDKNGESHYDIISAFIKSIRGSDPNAAVYWMARMIEGGEDPLFIARRLLILASEDIGNANPTALVMAQSCFQAVHAIGYPECRIILSQTATYLASSPKSNASYQAINEAMALVKKTGTLPVPLHLRNAPTQLMKDLGYGKQYEYSHDQPGSFSRQEYLPDEIEGTRMYDPGKNARENELREFLRKRWGDKYGY, via the coding sequence ATGAATCCGAACCACGCCCCTCTGGCAGAACGCATGCGACCGAAGACATTGGACGCCTATACCGGGCAGTCTCACCTGATAGGCGCGGACGGCCCGCTCAGGCGGATTTTTGAAGCCGGCAAAATCCCCTCCATGATCCTGTGGGGGCCTCCGGGTGTGGGCAAAACCACACTCGCAGAATTGCTGGCACACCAACTGGAAATGCCCATGTATGCATTGAGTGCGGTTACATCGGGTGTAAAAGACGTACGGGCGGTGATTGACAAAGCGGAACAAGAAGTAAGGATGGGGCTTCCACGTCCTGTATTGTTCATCGATGAAATTCACAGATTCAGCAAAGCGCAACAAGACTCGTTGCTGGGCGCCGTTGAAAAAGGCCTGGTCACGCTGATCGGGGCCACCACGGAAAACCCTTCCTTTGAAGTGATCTCTCCCCTGCTTTCAAGGTGCCAGGTGTATACCCTCAACAGCCTCGGTAAAGAAGATCTTGAAGGTTTATTACGCAAAGCCATTGCAGAAGACGAGGACTTATCCAAACGCAAGATCGAACTCAAGGAAACCGGGGCATTGCTGCAGGTTTCGGGTGGTGATGGCAGGAAGTTACTCAACGCACTGGAGATGGTATCGGAAACCCTGCCGCCGGACGGTGGCGTCATCACCGATGAACTTGTAACCAAGGTCATTCAGAGCAACCTCGCCAGGTACGACAAGAACGGTGAGTCACATTACGACATCATCTCGGCATTCATCAAATCCATCCGGGGCAGCGACCCCAACGCAGCGGTTTACTGGATGGCCAGGATGATTGAAGGCGGAGAAGACCCGCTGTTCATCGCACGTCGTTTACTGATTTTGGCATCTGAAGACATCGGGAACGCCAATCCTACAGCCCTGGTCATGGCGCAAAGCTGCTTCCAGGCCGTGCATGCAATCGGGTATCCCGAGTGCCGGATCATCCTCTCTCAAACCGCCACCTACCTGGCATCAAGCCCGAAAAGCAACGCATCCTACCAGGCCATCAACGAGGCCATGGCACTGGTGAAAAAAACCGGTACACTTCCCGTTCCGCTGCATCTTAGAAACGCCCCGACACAATTGATGAAAGACCTTGGTTACGGAAAACAATACGAATACAGCCACGATCAACCCGGGAGTTTCTCCCGCCAGGAATACCTGCCCGATGAAATAGAAGGCACACGCATGTATGATCCCGGCAAGAACGCGAGGGAAAACGAACTGCGTGAATTCCTCAGAAAACGCTGGGGCGACAAGTACGGATACTAG
- a CDS encoding NAAT family transporter translates to MSMFSAVLMIFLVMDPFGNIPFFVGTLRHVDPSRHRKIIVRELLIALMTLMLFMFAGKYILQMLHISEPSLTLAGGLILLLISIKMIFPGSQADGRETIEGEPFIVPLAIPYVAGPSAMATVMLIFNREPGRWMEWLLALVVAWLLCSCCILASGVISRKLGNKALAAVERLMGMVLSAMAVQMIMTGIARFIQAMPA, encoded by the coding sequence ATGTCCATGTTTTCAGCTGTATTGATGATTTTTCTGGTGATGGACCCCTTCGGGAACATTCCGTTCTTTGTGGGTACGCTTCGCCATGTGGATCCGTCGCGTCACCGGAAAATCATTGTCAGGGAGTTGCTCATTGCATTGATGACACTCATGTTGTTCATGTTCGCCGGCAAGTACATCCTGCAGATGCTTCATATTTCAGAACCCTCGCTGACACTGGCCGGTGGGTTGATTCTATTGTTGATATCCATCAAGATGATTTTTCCGGGTTCGCAGGCGGATGGGAGGGAGACCATTGAAGGAGAGCCGTTCATTGTACCGCTGGCGATTCCCTATGTGGCGGGTCCTTCTGCCATGGCTACGGTGATGCTGATATTCAATCGTGAGCCCGGGCGGTGGATGGAATGGTTGCTGGCACTCGTGGTGGCATGGCTGCTGTGTAGCTGTTGCATCCTCGCATCGGGTGTGATCAGTCGCAAACTGGGAAACAAGGCCCTGGCTGCCGTTGAAAGGTTAATGGGGATGGTGCTTTCGGCGATGGCGGTTCAGATGATCATGACCGGTATCGCCCGGTTCATTCAGGCAATGCCTGCCTAG
- a CDS encoding 50S ribosomal protein L28, with amino-acid sequence MARVCEITGKKVIVGNKVSHSNIKTKRTFQPNLQVKKFFIPEEDKWITLKVSTSGLRTINKKGIYACLKEARAKGFTRQ; translated from the coding sequence ATGGCACGTGTTTGTGAAATCACCGGTAAAAAGGTCATCGTAGGAAACAAAGTTTCCCACTCGAATATCAAAACCAAACGTACATTCCAACCCAACCTTCAGGTGAAGAAGTTTTTTATTCCTGAAGAGGATAAGTGGATCACGCTGAAGGTTTCTACCAGCGGTCTCCGTACCATCAACAAAAAAGGCATTTACGCCTGTCTGAAGGAAGCCCGTGCAAAAGGGTTCACCCGTCAGTAA